ACACCCCACGACTCCTttctccacccccacccaccAGCACCCAAGGGTGTCCCCAAGCCTTCTCCTGCCCGTAGAACGTCCCCAAGTCCTCCCAACCccaccagcacccatgggtgcccccggACACCCCACGACTCCCTTCTCCACCCCAACCCACCAGCACCCAAGGGTGTCCCCCAAGGCTTCTCCTGCCCGTAGAACGTCCCCAAGTCCTCCCAACCccaccagcacccatgggtgcccccggACACCCCACGACTCCCttctccacccccacccaccAGCACCCAAGGGTGTCCCCAAGGCTTCTCCTGCCCGTAGAACGTCCCCAAGTCCTCCCAACCccaccagcacccatgggtgcccccggACACCCCACGACTCCCTTCTCCACCCCAACCCACCAGCACCCAAGGGTGTCCCCAAGGCTTCTCCTGCCCGTAGAACGTCCCCAAGTCCTCCCAACCccaccagcacccatgggtgcccttGGACACCCCACAACTCCCttctccacccccacccaccAGCACCCAAGGGTACCGGGGGGCCACCCGTGGGTGCTGAGCCGCGCGTCCCCCATCCCCACCCGACAGCTCCTGCTTCAACGGCGGGACCTGCGTGGACGGCGTCGCCTCCTACACGTGCCGCTGCCGGCCCGGCTTCACGGGCACCCACTGCCAGCACCCGGCCGACGGGTGCcgggggcagccctgcctgcgggGGGGCACCTGCGTCACCCGCCGGGGACACCTACCGCTGCCTCTGTCCCCCGGGGTACACCGGCACCCAGTGCcaggtgagtgggggggggggcacccgtgggtgctggggggggggggtctggggggtaCCCTGCGCCCGCTTTCCGCGCTTCCGTGGGAGTTGGGCGCGCGGGCACCCGCCGGCTGCGGCACCCCGGGACCGTGGGGTGTGTCCCCTCCCCAAAAGAACGGGTGTCCCGGCGCCCACCCATGCCCCCCCTTCCCAAAAACTGGGCACCCCAGTGCCCACCCTCCCCAAAAAATGggtgccccagcacccacccacaccccctgagcccaccctccccaaaaaaaCAGGTGCCCCAGCGCCCACCCCATGCCCCCCTTCCCAAAAAACTGGgcgccccagcacccaccacaccccctgagccccccctccccaaaaaccgggcgccccagcacccacccatgCCTCCTGAGCCCACCCTCCCCCAAAAAATGGGTGCCCCAGTGCCCCTAAAAAACCAGGTatcccagcacccacccacaccccctgtgccccccctccccaaaagaacgggtgccccagcacccacccacaccccctGAGCCCACCCTCCCCAAAAAATGGGTGTCCCAGCACCCACCCAGGCACCCTGtgcccacccccccaaaaaaaacaggtgccccagcacccacccatgCCCCCCCTTCCCAAAAACTGGGCACCCCAGTGCCCACCCTCCCCCAAAAATGGGTGCCCCAGCGTCCACCCACACCCCCTGAGCCCACCCTCCCCAAAAACTGGGTGCCCCAGCGCCCACCCAGGCACCCTGagcccaccccccccaaaaaaccaggtgccccagcacccacccatgccccccctccccaaaaactGGGTGCCCCAGTGCCCACCCTCCCCCAAAAATGGGTGCCCCAGCGTCCACCCACACCCCCTGAGCCCACCCTCCCCAAAAACTGGGTGCCCCAGCGCCCACCCAGGCACCCTGagcccaccccccccaaaaaaccaggtgccccagcacccacccatgccccccctccccaaaaactgggtgccccagcacccacccatgccccccctccccaaaaaccgggcaccccagcacccacccacaccccctgagcccacccccccccaaaaaaaacgggtgccccagcacccacccacgcccccctccccaaaaaaccgcccccccccccaccttggccccccccccccccctccacgaACTGGGTGCCAGTGTTCCCCAGCACCCATCCCCTTCTGCACCCTattctccccgccccccccaaaaaccccctcTATCCCTGAGCCCCCCACCCCAAGGTGCCCCCATGGGTgctccccccaccctgaccccccccccatctcccggCAGACCCCCCTGGACCTGTGCCGGGGGGCACCCTGCCAGCACGGGGGGCAGTGCCGGCAGACGGGTGCCACCGTCACCTGCCTCTGTCCCCCCCCCTGGACCGGCAGCGCCTGCGACGTCCCCAACGTCACCTGCGCCGTGGCGGCCGCCCGCAGAGGTCagttggggggggcggggactgggaggactgggaggactgggaggactgggaggactgggagctACAGGAAAATGGGGGTCTTCTCCCAGTTTGGGGGACCGGGAGGACTGGAGAACACGGTTCCGCTACCGGTTTGGAGGACTGGGAGGGTTAGGAGGAGCCTGGATGCTTGGGTTCCCATCCCAGTTTGGgggactgggaggactgggagccTGGAAAACCGGGTTGCCTCCCAGTTTGGGGGACCGGGAGGACTGGAGAACACGGTTCCGCTACGGTTTGGAGGACTGGGAGGGTTAGGAGGAGCCTGGATGCTTGGGTTCCCATCCCAGTTTGGgggactgggaggactgggagccTGGAAAACCGGGTTGCCTCCCAGTTTGGGGGACCGGGAGGACTGGAGAACACGGTTCCGCTACCGGTTTGGAGGACTGGGAGGGTTAGGAGGAGCCTGGATGCTTGGGTTCCCATCCCAGTTTGGgggactgggaggactgggagccTGGAAAACCGGGTTGCCTCCCAGTTTGGGGTACTGGGAGACAGGACAAGCAGGTTCCCTCCCAGTTTGGgggactgggaggactgggagccTGGAAAACCAGGTTGCCTCCCGGTTTGGGGTACTGGGAGACAGGACAACCAGGTTCCCTCCCAGTTTGGAGGACTGGGACCCAGGTCAACCAGGTTCCCTTCCAGTCTGGGTGACTGGGAGGCCGGAAAAATGGGTTCCCTCCCCGGTTTGGAGGACTGGGAGGGTTAGAAGGAGCCTGGATTCTTGGGTTCCCCTCCCAGTTTAGGGTACTGGGAGCCAGGACAACTAGGTTCCCTCCCAGTTTGGGgtactgggaggactgggagcctggatgcctgggtccacTCCCAGTTTGGGgtactgggaggactgggagtcTGGATGGATGCCTGGGTTCCCTCCCTCCCAGTTTGGGGTACTGGGAGCCAGGACAACCGGGTTCCCTCCCAGTTTGGGgtactgggaggactgggagccAGGACAACCGGGTTCCCTCCCAGTTTGGGGTACTGGGAGCCAGGACAACTGGGTTCCCTCCCAGTTTAGGGTACCGGGGGCCAGGACAACCAGATTCACTCCCAGTTTGGGGTACTGGGAGGATTAGAAGGAGCCCAGATGCTGGGGTTCCCTCGCAGTTTGGGGTAGTGGGAGGACTGGGAGCCCAGAAAACCAGGTTCCCTCCCAGTTTGGGGTACTGGGAGACAGGACAAGCAGGTTCCCTCCCAGTTTGGGgtactgggaggactgggagccCGGAAAACCGGGTTCCCTCCCAGTTTGGGGTACTGGGAGCCAGGACAACCAGGTTCCCTCCCAGTTTGGGGTACTGGGAGCCCAGACACCTGGGTTCCCTGCCAGTTTGGCCATACTGGGAGCAGGAAtacctgtgtcccctcccagtttggGCTACTGGGAGCCCAGACACCTGGCTTCCCTCCCAGTTTGGAGGACTGGGAGCAGGAAtacctgtgtcccctcccagtttggGCTACTGGGAGCCCAGACACCTGGCTTCCCTCCCAGTTTGGAGGACTGGGAGCTTGGAAAACCGGGTTCCCTCCCAGTTTGGGCTACTGGGAGCCCAGACACCTGGCTTCCCTCCCAGTTTGGAGGACTGGGAGCTTGGAAAACCGGGTTCCCTCCCAGTTTGGGCTACTGGGAGCCCAGACACCTGGGTTCCCCTCCCAGTTTGGGCTACTGGGAGCCCAGACACCTGGCTTCCCTCCCAGTTTGGCCATACTGGGAGGCCTGGGACACTTAATAACCCCAGACCCCTGaatcccctccccaccctggccGACCTCAAGggtttccctccctcctgcctcagtttcccccaaccccatcccccTTGCGTGTCCCCCGCAGGCGTCCCCCCTCGCCCAGTTGTGCCACGGCCGCGGTCGCTGCGTGGATGCGGGCAGCGCCGGGCACCGCTGCCAGTGCCGGGACGGTTACGCCGGCACCTACTGCCAGACGCCGCGGGACCGCTGCCTGCCCAACCCCTGCCTGCACGGCGCTGCCTGCCGCAGCTACGGGGGGGGCTACGAGTGCGAGGTGagtgaccccccccccgcccgggtgCCCGTCTCGCCCCCCTCGAGCCGTCGCGGGCGGCGTCACCCCGGTGTTTGGGTCCCTCGGGCGATGGGTGCCTCCATCCTGGGGCACCCGTGGGGGCTCTGCCTACCCCACCGCTGCTTTTTGGGGCTCAGCTGGGCTTTTTGGGGTGCACGAGCGTCTCCCCACGCTGGGGACACCCCGGGGTGaccctgtccctcctgccactGAGGGTGGCATCGCCCTGCTGGGGGGGTCCCTTCgctggcacccatgggtgctctgcCTACCCGACCGCTGCTTTTTGGGGCTCAGCTGGGCTTTTTGGGGTGCCCGAGCGTCTCCCCACGCTGGGGGACACCCCGGGGTGaccctgtccctcctgccactGAGGGTGGCATcgtcctgctggggggggggccccTCAAGGGGTGGGTGCCTCCATcctggggcacccatgggtgctctcCCTACCCCACCGCTGCTTTTTGGGGCTCAGCTGGGCTTTTTGGGGTGCACGAGCGTCTCCCCACGCTGGGGACACCCCGGGGTGaccctgtccctcctgccactGAGGGTGGCATCGtcctgctggggggggtccctcaAGGGATGGGTGCCTCTACCCgctggcacccatgggtgctctcCCTACCTGACCGCTGCTTTTGGGGCTCAGCTGGGCTTTTTGGGGTGCCCGAGCGTCTCCCCACACTGGGGACACCCCGGGGTGaccctgtccctcctgccactGAGGGTGGCATcgtcctgctgggggggggtccctcaaGGGATGGGTGCCTCCATcctggggcacccatgggtgctctcCCTACCTGACCGCTGCTTTTGGGGCTCAGCTGGGCTTTTTGGGGTGCCCGAGCGTCTCCCCACGCTGCGGACACCCCGGGGTGACCGTCCCACCGCCCAAGCCACCGAGGGGTGCCGTCACCCTGCTGCGCAGGCTCCCTCGGGTGGGGGGTGCCCCCACCCCGGAGCACCCACGGGTGCTCTCCCTACCCAACGACCGCATTTGCGACTCATCCGCCCCTTACGGGGTGCCCCTGGGtgcccgtcccccccccccataaccGCACCTCTGAGGCTGGGGTGGTGGTCCGGAGGTGgcggggcacccatgggtgctgtcCCTGCAGTGCCCGCCGGGTTACGTGGGTCAGGAGTGCCAGCTGGAGGTGGACGAGTGCCAGTCGCAGCCCTGCCAGAACGGGGGCACCTGCCTCGACCTCGTGGGACGTTAcctctgctcctgcccccccGGCACCCTGGGTGGGTGCTCGGGGGACCCCAGGGTGACCCTGGCCCCATGTTTGGGTGGGCGGTGGGAAGGGGTTCCCTGGCCCTGCGCCCTTGGGTGATGGTGGgaaaggacacccccccccatgtccccatatctgggtgctggtgggaagggACCCCCCCATGTCCTTGGGTGCTGGTGggaaaggaccccccccccccaagtccttgggtgctggtgggaaaggaccccccccatgtccccatatctgggtgctggtgggaagggaccccccccatgtccccatgtccttgggtgctggtgggaagggACCCCCCCCATGTCTTTGGGTGCTGGTGGGAAAAgaccccccccatgtccccatgtctgggtgctggtgggaaaggacccccccccatgtccccatgtccttgGGTGCTAGTGGGAAGGGACCCCCCCAAGTCCTTGGGTGCTGGTGggaaaggacccccccccccatgtccttgggtgctggtgggaagagaccccccccatgtccccatatcGGGGTGCTGGTGGAAAGGGACCCCCCAAGTCCTTGGGTGCTGGTGGGAAAggaccccccccatgtccccatatctgggtgctggtgggaagggACCCCCCCCATGTCCTTGGGTGCTGGTGGGAAAggaccccccccatgtccccatatcTGGTGCTGGTGGGAAAGGGACCCCCCAAGTCCTTGGGTGCTGGTGGGAAAggaccccccccatgtccccatgtccttgGGTGCTAGTGGGAAAcgacccccccccgccatgtccttgggtgctggtgggaaaggaccccccccatgtccccatatcTGGGTGCTGGTGGGAAAGGACCCCCCCAACATGTCCttgggtgctggtgggaagggaccccccccatgtccccatgtctgCGTGGGTGGCGTGAAGGCACCCGTGTCCCCATGGTGGCACCCATCACGGTCCCCACCCCATGGTGGCACCCCTcagtgcccccccaccccatggtgGCACCggtccagctgtgtcccccccccccccccacgatGTCCCCGTCCCCGCAGGCGTCCTCTGCGAGATCAACGAGGACGactgtgccccccagcctggcaccccAGCACCCAAATGCCTCCACAACGGGACCTGCCTGGACGGGGTGGGGGGTTACGGCAGCGCCTGCCCCCCCGGCTACACGGGTGCCCGCTGCGAGGGGGACGTCAACGAGTGCCACAGCCGGCCCTGCCACCCCCCCGGCACCCTGGCGTGCGTGCAGGGTGCCAACACCTAccgctgcctctgccagcccggCTTCAccggtgggtgctgctgggggggggcagaatgggtgctggggggggggggggtgccagggTGGGTAGAGGGTTTAGGGGGGGCAGGGTGCCATGCCACCGGTGCCAGGCAGGGTGGCGATGCCCGTGTGCCcaccctgggggtggggggtgtctctgcccccccccccacccactgacaccccccccccacccacccacccacccaaggGCGCCGGTGCCAGAGCCTGGTGAACCCCTGCCAGTCTTTGCCGTGCCGCCACGGCGGGCGCTGCCAGCCCGACCCCGGCACCCCCCGCGGCTACGCCTGCCGCTGCCCACCCGTGAGTGAGGGGCACCCACCCCGGccggcttgggggggggggggggggtggcgtaGGGTGGGCGTacggctgggtgctggggtgggcagggggctaCGGGGAAGATAtagggtgggcagggggaggtGGGTGGTATagggtgggtgctgggtgggcagggggaattgggtgctatggggtggtatagggtgggcagggggtgctgtggggtgatATAGGGTGGGCTGGGGGAATTGGGTGCTATGGGGTGGTATAGGGTGGGCACagggggtgggtgctgggtggtATAGGGTGGGCTGGGGGAATTGGGTGATatagggtgggcagggggtgctgggtgccctgggGTGATGTAGGGTGGGCAAGAGGCTTGGTGCTGGGCGCTATGGGGTGATatagggtgggcagggggtgatATAGGGTGATatagggtgggcagggggtgctgggTGCTATGGGGTGATATAGGGTGGGCAGGGGGGATGGGTGCCCGCAGTACCATGAGGGTGGGTGCTTATGGGGTGATatagggtgggcagggggtgatGATatagggtgggcagggggtgctgggtgccctgggGTGATATAGGGTGGGCAAGAAGCTTGGTGTTGGGTGCTATGGGGTGATATAGGGTGGGCAGGGGGAATTGGGTGCTATGGGGTGATATAGGGTGGGCGGGGGTGGGTGCCCCCAGTGCCATGAGGGTGGGTGCTTATGGGGTGATACAGGGTGGGCTGGGGGAATTGGGTGATatagggtgggcagggggtgctgggtgccctgggGTGATATAGGGTGGGCAAGAAGCTTGGTGCTGGGTGCTATGGGGTGATatagggtgggcagggggtgctgggTGCTACAGGGTGATATAGGGTGGgtgggggtgctgggtgccctggggtgggcagggggggtgggtgctgggtgccatagggtgggcagggggtggtgggtgccctggggtgggcagggggactGGGTGCACCCAGTTCCACGGGgctgggtcctgggggggggggggggggggggggaggtttgcTCTGGGCTAGCAccggctgggcagggggctgggtgCCCATCACCAGCCACCCCCCCTCTGCCTCTGGGTGGCCCCCCACCCATTtcaccccccgctcccccccccccagggtttCAGCGGCACCCACTGCGAGAGCCGGCCGCCCTCCTGCCTGGACTTTGCCTGCGCCAACgggggcagctgcctgccggcccccgccggcccccgctgcCTCTGCCCCCCCGGCTTCGGGGGTCCCCAGTGCCACCCCCCCGATGTCACCAACGTCACCTGCCCCCCCGACGCTTGCCTCCACGGCGGCACCTGCGTCCCCTCGTCCCGCCCCCCCTTCGCCCGCTGTTTGTGCCCTCCGGGTTTCGGGGGTCCCCGATGCCAAGGGggtcccccgcccccccccgagATGGAATGCgagggggggtgcgggggggaaAGCGGGGGGACGGGGTTTGTCACCGGGAATGTAACACCCCTGGGTGTCAGTGGGACGGGGGGGACTGTTCCCTCTTGGTGGGGGGACCCTTGGGGACACTGCGGGGTCCCCGAGTGTCCCCCCCTTTTCAACAACAGCCGTTGCGACCGGGGGTGTGACAGCCCCCACTGCCTCTACGACAACTTCGACTGCCGGCCCCCCCACAGGGCCTGCAAGTGAGTGTCCCCACGGGTCACCCCCTGTCCCCACGGGTCACCCCCCCCCATCACCGTGTGTCACCCCGTCACCCCACTATGGCACTGTGTACCCCCCCATGTGTGTCACCCACCCTGTGCCTGATGTCCCCCCACATCTCCCGTggcccccccatgtcccccatttCTCCCCAGTGTGCCCCTGCACTCCCGTATGTCCCTgatgtccccccatgtcccccgtATCCCACCCAAgtccccacatcccacccatGTCCCCATATCCCACGCATGTCCCCATATCCCACCCACGTCCTCCATGTCCCCATAGCCCACCCACGTCCCCCAAGTCCCTGTATCCCACCCATGTCCCCATATCCCACCCACGTCCTCCATGCCCCCCATCCCACCCATATCCCTGTACCCCACCCAAGTCCCCTTAGCCCACCCATGTCCTCCGTGTCCCCATATCTCACCCAAGTCCCTGTATCCCACCCATGTGCCCCACATCCCACCCATGTCCTCCATGttccccatgtccccacgtcccccccatATCCCTGTACCCCACCCaagtccccatgtcccccacatCCCACCCAAGTCCCCCACATCCCACCCATGTCCCCCACGTCCTCGTAACCCACCTATGTCCTCCATGGCCCCCAAGTCCCCATATCCCACCCATGTCCCCCAAGTCCCAGTATCCCCCCCACATCCCACCCATGTCCTCCATGGCCCCCAAGTCCCTGTATCCCCCCCCATATCCCTGTACCCCACCCATGTCCCACATGTCCCCCACATCCCACCCATGTCCCCGTAACCCACCCATGTCCTCCAagccccccatgtccccacatcccacccatATCCCTGTACCCCACCCAAGTCCCCAACATCCCAcccatgtcccccatgtccccatatcCCACCTATGTCCTCCATGGCCCCCAAGTCCCCATATCCCACCCATGTCCCCCAAGTCCCTGTATCCCCCCCACATCCCacccatgtccccacatcccacccatGTCCTCCATGgcccccatgtccccacatcccccccaTATCCCTGTACCCCACCCaagtccccatgtcccccacatcccacccaagtccccatgtcccccacatCCCACCCATGTCTCCCATGTCCCCATATCCCACCTATGTCCCCCAAGTCCCTGTATCCCCCCCACATCCCACCCATGTCCTCGTATCCCACCCATGTCCTCCatgcccccccatgtccccacatccccccatATCCCTGTACCCCACCCAAGTCCCCAACATCCCACCCAAGTCCCCATATCCCACCCATGTCCTCCGTGTCCCCCAAGTCCCCGtatcccccccatgtcccccaagTCCCTGTATCCCCCCCACATCCCACCCATGTCCCCCACATCCCACCCATGTCCCCGTATCCCACCCATGTCCTCCGTGTCCCCCAAGTCCCTGTATCCCCCCCcacatcctcccccccccccacgcccccccacacccaccggtgccccccccccccgcagccccgtcTACGAGCAGTACTGCTCCGACCACTTCGCCGACGGGCGCTGCGACCAAGGTTGCAACAGCGAAGAGTGCGGTTGGGACGGGCTGGATTGCGCCCAGGAGGTCCCCGAGGCGCTGGCCCGGGGGGTGCTGGTTGTCACCGTCCTGCTGCCCCCCGAGGAGCTGCGTCGGAGCAGCGCCGCCTTCCTGCAGCGGCTCAGCGCCATCCTGCGCACTTCCCTGCGCTTCCGCCTCGATCCCGACGGCAACTACATGATCCAACCCTACTATCGACCCCAACGGCTGCGGAGGAGGGAGGTGGCCCCCGAGGTCATcgggtgaggggggggggacacgtgggatgggggcggcggggccggtggaCGTGGCGGGGGGTGGACGTGGGGCTGGAGGAcgtgggggggggctggtggacatggggggggtggtggtggtggacaTAGGGCTGGAGGACATGGGACGGGGATGGTGGTACTGGTGGACGTGGGGCTGGAGGACATGGGgtggagctggtggatgtgggATGGTGGGTGTGGTGGACATGGGGCTGGAGGAcatgggatggggatggtggtggggctggtggggctggggtggttgtggtggtggacatggggctggaggacatgggggggtggtggtggacatggggctggaggacatgggggggtggtggtggacaTGGGGATGGTGGACATGGGATGATGGTGGTGGTGGACATGGGGTGGTGGTGGACATGGGGCTGGAGGATatgggatggggatggtggtggtggggctggtggacCTGGGGTGGTTGTGGTGGTGGCCATGGGGCTGGAGGATATGGGACGGGGATGGTGGTACTGGTGGATGTGGGGCTGGAGGACATGGGACGGGgatggtggtggggctggtggacCTGGGGTGGTTGTGGTGGTGGACGTGGGGCTGGAGGACATGGGGTGGGGCTGGTGGACGTGGGGGGTGGTGGTTGTGGTGGACATGGGGCTGGAGGAcatggggggggtggtggtgctggtggacaTGGGGATGGTGGTCATGGGGTGGTGCTGGTGGACGTGGGGCTGGAggacatggggtgggggggggtggtggatgTGGGGCTGGAGGACATGGGATGGGGCTGGTGGACatgggatggtggtggtggtggccatggGGCTGGAGGATATGGGACGGGGATGGTGGTACTGGTGGATGTGGGGCTGGAGGACATGGGACGGGgatggtggtggggctggtggacCTGGGGTGGTTGTGGTGGTGGACGTGGGGCTGGAGGACATGGGGTGGGGCTGGTGGACGTGGGGGGTGGTGGTTGTGGTGGGACATGGGGCTGGAGGAcatggggggggtggtggtgctggtggacaTGGGGATGGTGGTCATGGGGTGGTGCTGGTGGACGTGGGGCTGGAggacatggggtgggggggggtggtggatgTGGGGCTGGAGGACATGGGATGGGGCTGGTGGACatgggatggtggtggtggtggccatg
This region of Harpia harpyja isolate bHarHar1 unplaced genomic scaffold, bHarHar1 primary haplotype scaffold_455, whole genome shotgun sequence genomic DNA includes:
- the LOC128138431 gene encoding LOW QUALITY PROTEIN: neurogenic locus notch homolog protein 3-like (The sequence of the model RefSeq protein was modified relative to this genomic sequence to represent the inferred CDS: inserted 1 base in 1 codon; deleted 3 bases in 2 codons), translated to PKGTGGPPVGAEPRVPHPHPTAPASTAGPAWTASPPTRAAAGPASRAPTASTRPTGAGGSPACGGAPASPAGDTYRCLCPPGYTGTQCQTPLDLCRGAPCQHGGQCRQTGATVTCLCPPPWTGSACDVPNVTCAVAAARRVSPNPIPLACPPQASPLAQLCHGRGRCVDAGSAGHRCQCRDGYAGTYCQTPRDRCLPNPCLHGAACRSYGGGYECECPPGYVGQECQLEVDECQSQPCQNGGTCLDLVGRYLCSCPPGTLGVLCEINEDDCAPQPGTPAPKCLHNGTCLDGVGGYGSACPPGYTGARCEGDVNECHSRPCHPPGTLACVQGANTYRCLCQPGFTGRRCQSLVNPCQSLPCRHGGRCQPDPGTPRGYACRCPPGFSGTHCESRPPSCLDFACANGGSCLPAPAGPRCLCPPGFGGPQCHPPDVTNVTCPPDACLHGGTCVPSSRPPFARCLCPPGFGGPRCQGGPPPPPEMECEGGCGGKRGDGVCHRECNTPGCQWDGGDCSLLVGDPWGHCGVPECPPLFNNSRCDRGCDSPHCLYDNFDCRPPHRACNPVYEQYCSDHFADGRCDQGCNSEECGWDGLDCAQEVPEALARGVLVVTVLLPPEELRRSSAAFLQRLSAILRTSLRFRLDPDGNYMIQPYYRPQRLRRREVAPEVIGSVVTLEIDNRLCAQASDKCFPDTRSAADYLAALSALERLQFPYPIKAVRGDKLPEAPDPVRLLPLVVVGGIILLAIAVLGVLVARRRREQSTLWFPEGFSLAKDSNRDRREPVGQDALGMKTMGKGETLMGEPSEEWLDGDCPEAKRLKVEEVGAEPQDPVDCRQWTQHHLVAADIRMPPAMALTPPQGEFDSDCMDVNVRGPDGFTPLMLASFCGGGLEAEVAEDEEGDDASAGIIGDLICQGASLGAQTDRTGETALHLAARYARADAAKRLLDAGADTNAQDNTGRTPLHAAVTADAQGVFQILIRNRSTDLDARMGDGSTALILAARLAVEGMVEELIACHADVNAVDETGKSALHWAAAVNNMEATLALLKNGANKDMQDSKEETPLFLAAREGSYEAAKILLDHFANREITDHLDRLPRDIGHERMHHDIVRLLDEYNTGRSPPGSLPPNPGLPPLLGPPTSFLPGLKPPTAGKKNRRLGGKTGGAKGXGKKLGGECPPGLESSVTLSPVDSLDSPYVPNPTSPGLFPPRGWRPPLPSP